The Deltaproteobacteria bacterium genome includes the window ATGGCCTCTCGCTGTATTTGGAATACGTAAGAGATAATCCATTCCTTATAGTCCTCATCCAGCTCGAGGAACTCCAGCGCAATCTCATGGCGCTGCTTGCCGTCGTCTTGAACCGGACTGACTCGCGCAACTTTTCCAAAGATCTGCAACGAAACAACAGGGTATCTGGAAATCCTGAAGCTGGCGTCAAGGATCTGCCCCGCTTTTACCGCCTTATCGCACAGAATTCTCATTCCGCTGCCACTAATATCCAAGCCCTGCCCCCAAAAAAGGCCCTCGTCACATCTTTCCTGCCTGGCCAGGAGTTTCAGCACGCGGTCCAGCTTATCCTCTATTTGAATCAAGAAATCTATGAGGTTTGACTCAAAGGCCCGGCCAGCCCGATAGTTTTCTACTTCACC containing:
- a CDS encoding PilZ domain-containing protein, which translates into the protein MENAKQEEKRDCVRAAICVDVQFSVLDAHQYEAIRDKRDTRPPRFVKPMKQSVPGEVENYRAGRAFESNLIDFLIQIEDKLDRVLKLLARQERCDEGLFWGQGLDISGSGMRILCDKAVKAGQILDASFRISRYPVVSLQIFGKVARVSPVQDDGKQRHEIALEFLELDEDYKEWIISYVFQIQREAIRREKERKKAGK